GATCACACTGGGCGCATTTTCGGTTGACGAAAACACTCGGCGAAGGCCCGCATGTACATCAGGTTGGCCCGAGAAAACCCCTTCATGTCCGGAAAGGCCCGGCGCAGGTCCTGAGCCAGCCGGTCGATGACCTTGGCGCCCCATCCCTGTTCGGCCTGCCGGGCCAGGATATCCCGCCCGATCTGCCAGTACAGCAGGACCAGCTCCCGGTTGACCGCCAGGGTGGCGCGCTGCTGGGCGGCATGGATGCGGGTTTTCAGGTCCCCCAGCCAGTCGGCGTAGCCTTCCGGCGGAATCAGCAGGGAAACGGGCTTGTCGCTCATGCCTGGTCCCCCTCCAGGTCCGCCACCAGGGCGTCGATCTGGGCCCGCAGCTCCCCCTGACGGGCCACGATGCGGGCGATCTCCGCGTTGAGGGCCCGGATGTCCACGGCCTCCCGGGTGTCCCGCTGCTCCACGTAGCTCGATACGGCGATGTTGTAGCCGTTCCGGGCGATCTCCTCGTTGTCCACCAGGCGAGCGAAGTGGGGGACGTCCCGGCGGGCCCTGTAGGCCTGGAGGATTTTCTGCCGGTGCTCCGGGTCGAGGCGGTTCTTGTTGCCGCTGCGCACGCATTCGCCGCTGGCGTCGAGGAACAGGGTGGCGTTGTCCCCCTTGGACTTCTTGAGCACGATGACGCAGGTGGCGATGGTGGTGCCGAAGAACAGGTCCGCAGGAAGCTGGATGACCGCATCCACGTAGTTGTTGTCGATGAGGTAGCGGCGGATCTTGGCCTCCGCCCCGCCACGGTAGAGCACCCCGGGGAACTCGACGATGGCCGCCGTCCCGTTCACCGCCAGCCAGCTCAGGATGTGCATGGTGAAGGCCAGGTCGGCCTTGCTCTTGGGGGCCAGCACCCCCGCGGGGGCGAAGCGCGGGTCGTTGATCAGCAGGGGGTTGGCGTCTCCCTCCCACCGGATCGAGTAGGGGGGGTTGGAGACGATGGCCTCGAAGGGTTCGTCGTCCCCGTGGGCCGGGTCGGTGAGGGTGTCGCCGTGGGCGATGTGGAACTTTTCGTAGTTCACGTCGTGCAGAAACATGTTGATGCGGCACAGGTTGTAGGTGGTCAGGTTGATTTCCTGGCCGAAGAAGCCCTGGCGCACCCTGTCGGGCCCCAGCACCTTGAGGAACTGGAGCAACAGCGATCCGGAGCCGCAGGCGGGGTCGTAGACCTTGTTGACCTCCCTCTTTCCCGCGGCGGCGATGTGGGCCAAAAGCTCGGAGACCTCCTGGGGGGTGTAGAACTCCCCGCCGGACTTGCCGGCGGTGGAGGCGTACATCTGCATCAGGTATTCGTAGGCGTCGCCGAAGAGGTCGATGGTGTTGTCGGCGAAACCGCCCCCTCCCCCGGCGAGGGGCAGGTCGCCGATGGCGTCCAGGAGCTTCACGAGCTTTTCGTTTCGTTTGGCCACCGTGGGGCCGAGTTTGCCGGAGTTGACGTCCAGGTCGTCGAACAGGCCCTTGAAGTCGTCCTCGCTGTCCGTGCCCCTCGCGGAGCCTTCGATGTGGGCAAACACCCGGTCCAGGGTCTCGTTGAGGTCCTCGTCGCGGCGCGCCCGGGCCCGCACGTTGGCGAAGAGTTCCGAAGGCAGGATGTAGAAGCCCTTTTCCTTCACCGTCTCGTCGCGGCCCTGTTCCGCTTCGGCGTCGCTCAGGGCGGCGTAGTCGAAATCCGGGGTTCCTGCGCGGCGTTCCTGTTCGTTGAGGTAGGCGGTCAAGTTCTCGGAGATGAAGCGGTAGAACAGCATGCCCAGCACGTAGCTCTTGAAGTCCCAGCCGTCCACGCTGCCCCGCAGGTCGTTGGCGATGCGCCAGATGGTCTTGTGGAGTTCCGCCCGTTCCGCTTCCTTGGCCCCATGGGTTCCGTTGGTCCCGAAGCCCGTGCCTGCCTCCTCACGCAGTCCCAGGGAGTCTTCCCTCTCGGCCATCTCTTCAGCTCCTCCTGGACGGTCGGTTTGCCGCCGTCCCTGTCCGCCCCGCAGGCGGGGGCCCTCCGAACGCCCCGGGGAGGGGCTGGAAAGCGCCCCCATCCTAAGGGGTACCGGGGGAACGGGGCAAGGGACGAGGGAACCAACCGAACCTGCATCCCCCTGGTTCCTCAAAGAAGAACGACGCGGTGCAAGAATCGCCTCCGCTCCGTCCCCGTTCTCTCTGCCCCCCGGGCAAGCCTCGTCGTGCCCTTGACGGAACGGGGAGATCATCGTAACGTCGTCTTAGTTCCACTGTAAAAACCATTGTTCTATTCAATGGAACAAGAACCCGGCGCAACCCTCCCCCAAGGGGGGCCGCCCCGGAGGGTTATGCCCCGGGACGCTGTTGGGGTATTGCCGCGCCGGAGGCGAAGAAACCCAGACCGGAACGGAGGAGGCATTCCATGGATTCCATCGTGAAACACGAAATCCTGCGACAGATCGGCGAGACGGGGGTGGTGGCGGTGATCCGGGCACGGAGCCCGGAGGAGGGGATCGCCCTGGGAGAGGCCCTCCTGGAGGGGGGCATCCGAGCGGTGGAGGTGGCCATGACCACCCCGGGAGGGCTGAAGGTCCTGGAGTCCCTGGCGGCTCGCCTGGAGGACCGGGGGCTTCTCCTGGGGGCGGGAACGGTGCTGGACCCCGAGACCGCCCGAAGCTGCATCCTCGCCGGGGCCCGATACGTGGTGGCCCCGAACCTGAACGGGGACGTGGTCCGGTGCTGCCACCGTCACGGCCTGCCCTGTCTGCCCGGGGT
The sequence above is drawn from the Aminomonas paucivorans DSM 12260 genome and encodes:
- a CDS encoding DUF1016 N-terminal domain-containing protein, with the protein product MSDKPVSLLIPPEGYADWLGDLKTRIHAAQQRATLAVNRELVLLYWQIGRDILARQAEQGWGAKVIDRLAQDLRRAFPDMKGFSRANLMYMRAFAECFRQPKMRPV
- a CDS encoding type I restriction-modification system subunit M; translated protein: MAEREDSLGLREEAGTGFGTNGTHGAKEAERAELHKTIWRIANDLRGSVDGWDFKSYVLGMLFYRFISENLTAYLNEQERRAGTPDFDYAALSDAEAEQGRDETVKEKGFYILPSELFANVRARARRDEDLNETLDRVFAHIEGSARGTDSEDDFKGLFDDLDVNSGKLGPTVAKRNEKLVKLLDAIGDLPLAGGGGGFADNTIDLFGDAYEYLMQMYASTAGKSGGEFYTPQEVSELLAHIAAAGKREVNKVYDPACGSGSLLLQFLKVLGPDRVRQGFFGQEINLTTYNLCRINMFLHDVNYEKFHIAHGDTLTDPAHGDDEPFEAIVSNPPYSIRWEGDANPLLINDPRFAPAGVLAPKSKADLAFTMHILSWLAVNGTAAIVEFPGVLYRGGAEAKIRRYLIDNNYVDAVIQLPADLFFGTTIATCVIVLKKSKGDNATLFLDASGECVRSGNKNRLDPEHRQKILQAYRARRDVPHFARLVDNEEIARNGYNIAVSSYVEQRDTREAVDIRALNAEIARIVARQGELRAQIDALVADLEGDQA
- a CDS encoding bifunctional 4-hydroxy-2-oxoglutarate aldolase/2-dehydro-3-deoxy-phosphogluconate aldolase: MDSIVKHEILRQIGETGVVAVIRARSPEEGIALGEALLEGGIRAVEVAMTTPGGLKVLESLAARLEDRGLLLGAGTVLDPETARSCILAGARYVVAPNLNGDVVRCCHRHGLPCLPGVGSVTELLQALEWGVDVVKLFPGEVLGPRFIKAARGPVPHARILPTGGVSLENLEEWFRAGAFAVGMGGSLTHAGGVPRSPEEVRDTARGVTERIAVLRGGRA